The genomic region AATTTTCCCGGCTTCAACTATACTCCCGGCGGAAAATTGGTGACTCATTTTTCTCTAGGCTACATTGCATGGCTCGCCGGTTTCTATGCTATTTTTGGTCTCAGCGGATTTTCTGTCGCTAATGGCGTTTTGTTTTTTCTTTTTTTATTGTCCTTTTTCCTCCTACTTAAACTCCAAGCAAATACAAGATCGGCTTGGATTGGACTACTTATTGCCCTCAGTACGTTCATTTTTTCCTGGCTGTTCAAATTCACCTTGAGTGAAAATTTAGCCTTGGGGTTCATCTGGTTTGGTGTTTTAGAGCTCTCTCTGTTTTTGAAATTTCGCAACCAGCTTTATTTCCTCTCCGCGCTGGGCGCATTTCTTCTGCTTGCATTCACCAGGATCGAAGCTTGGGCACTGCTACTGATGCTCGGCGGTATTATTTTTATTTTTCAAAAAAACGAGAAAAAACTTTTTTCCAAACATGATCAGAAAAATATTTTTTGGCTGTTGGGTATTTTTGTTCTCACTTTCACCAGCAACCTCATCGTCAACAGCCAGTTCTACCGCTCCTCGCTCAAGGGACTCCTGCATTCTTTCTCCCCCGCCGAAAGTGGTCTTGGCACGCTCAGTGTCCTGACATATTTATTTAAGATTTTCTATTATTACAACCTGCTGATTTTTCTCCTCATCGCCGCGCTCGCTGTCATCTACTTTCTCGCCAAGAAAAACTATCTGATTCTGATGCCTTTTTTTCTGCTTTTGCCATTACTCATCTATCTTGTCCATCCGGGAATCTCCCTTGATCACCCCTGGATGCTTCGGCGCTTTGCTTTTGCCATCATCCCGCTGAGTATCTATTATACCGTTCTAATTATTAACCGATTATTCACCAAGAAAAATTATCTTTTTTTTCTGATGGCCGCTTTTCTTCTATTGGCAAATTTAGCTTTTTCAGCTCCCTTGTTCACTTTTTCAGAAAACGAAACACTCCTTATGCAAACGAAGACACTCAGCGAAAATTTCTCCGCTACCGACCTCGTGCTGGTTGATCGCTTGGCTTCGGGCGATGGTTGGTCAATACCGAGCGGTCCGCTGAGTTTTCTTGGTGGCTTACAGGCAGTCTACTTTTTCAATCCGGATGATCTCGTCAAAATTGACACAAAAAAATTCACTAATGTCTATTTGATCATCCCTAATGCAAGCCTAAGTCTCTACGATAAATCCGGCCTACTGGAAAAACTAATTCCTCAAAAACCCTATAGCCTGAGCAGAAATCACCTGATTGTTCCTGATTTTACAAAGACCGGCGGACTTTCCGAAGAAAGACCAATCGACTACAGCAGTACAATAAATGGAGAAATTTATTTATTGAAACAATAATCCGCACAATTATTCATACATTCGTATAAATTCTTAATTCGTAGAGAATATGCTCGATCTGACCAGGGAAATCAAGCTAGATGAAAAAAATACTTTGCGCTACCGACGCTGGCAGGCTTTTTTCTATGCCTTTTGTTTTGCCAGTGCGCTCTATGTCGCTTATTTCATCTTTTTTCCCACCCAAGAATTTAACTTTTCCTTCACAATGTTAACGTCCAACAAGGGCAATGCGGTCAACCCAAGAACTACTGATGGAACATTAATCACTGACGGAAAATTCTCCGCCGGACAAAAAAGTTTTTTCGACACCTCGCTGGTCGGCAGTTTTTCTAAGATTAAGCTGAGCTTCACGCCAAATAGACTATCCACAAGCCCAGAAAATTCTCACATCGATTTGCGCAAATCCTATCGCGCGTTTCTTTTTCCCGAGGGTAGTCCAGTTGGTTTTAAAAATGGCACATTAGTTAAGCATGAAAACGCTTTCTATCTTATCTCTGCGGGAAAACTGAGAAAATTCAAAGATCGGTCGACACTTTTTGCGCTTGGTTTTTCGGAAAGTGCCTTTATCGATACTGACGAGCAAGATTTGAGCTACACTCCACTGGATGAAGAAATCACAGATACAAAAATTTACCCAGCAGATTCACTCTTCAAAATCGACGACGTTTATTATCGTTCAAGTACTGACGGAAGCTTGGAAAAATTCAGCAGCGCAGGGGCTTTTCACAGTCAGTATGAGGAAAATTTTGCCATCCCCAAAAATGCCGATTTTCTTAATGCTTACGCTGTCGCTAAAAATCCGATCGGTTTTGCTGATAGCTCCCTAATTTCCTATGGCACATCCGCTTTTATCGTCAGTAGGGATAAAATTTATCCGATCGGCGACCCAGATATCTTTCTGAATCAGGGCTATGATTGGAATGATATCATAATAGCAAGCAGTGATGAGCTTTCGCTCTATACTAAAGAAAAATTATTTACGCTCACTAGTGTGCATCCTGATGGAACAATCTTTTTCGCAACAGACACCCAAAAATGGTACCAAATAGAAAATGGGCAAAAGCATGAACTGCCTTCGGAAAAAATTGCCAATTCCTGGCTCAAAAAACATCCGATCTCTGTCCTGGCAAAAAGTCTCGAGGTTTTGGGCGGTTGTGATTTGCAAAAAGAAACTTTCGGTGGCTACGCCTGCCTAATTCCCCTGAACGACACGGAAGATACGGCGGGAAAATACTATGAATTCACTTTTGTGGCAAAAAATGACCTGAAAATTGACAACCTCAATCTGCTCTATGAAAAAAATATGACCATGCAAAATCTCAAACTCGCCCTGCGCAATATGATTTTACGGATAAAGGCTCGTTATGGAATTCAAAGCGCACCATAGCAATGCCACAAAATTAATAATTTTAGGACTTACGCGATTGCCCGAGTCAGCCGGTTTTTCTAAAAAAATCTTGTCTGAGAACGCCTTTTTTCTTCAAAATTTTCCATTGGTTGCCTTTGATAGAGGGAAAATTTTGAAAAGAAAAAAGAGCGTTCGAGTTATTTTTTTAGAAAATCCGACTACGAGGTGAAATGCGTAACTCCTAAATATGCAACATTCTATGCAAATATCCTTGAAACAATTCGACAAAAATACCATTGCAATTTTCTACAAACTCTTGCACGACAGCCTATTCGTGTTGATTATTTTTTTCAGCCTCACACTTATTGCTGAAGCGGTTCTGCCAGGCATCATTATTTCTCACATCGGCTTTTCTAAGATTGTTATTGTACTCCTGCTCAATATTTTTCTGATAAAGTTCTTGGCAGAAAAAATCAGTAATGAAAATATAGCCAAAAAAAATGACGCAAAAAATAAAAGCCTGGCAAAATTTGCCAGCCCTTTCATCATCCTTGGCGCGCTACTACTCTTTAATGATCAACTGGGAATGAACCTATTTCTCAATCTTTTCATCATCCTAATTTGCGGAATCATCGGATATTTGAGTTATCAAATTTTGTTCAACGAGGAATAATCAGGGCTTACTCGTTTGCCGAGATAAGCTTAACTTTTCAAATATTCCAAAGTTTCACGTGCGCATTTTTCCCAAGAAAACTTTTTGATCTGCTCAGCGCCTTTTGCAATCATCTCACTGCGCAGACTCTCATTCCCCAATACCTGCTCGATTTTCTCCGCCAAGTCAGCGGGATTTTTTTCGTCAAAATATAGCGGCGCATCGCCCCCCACTTCTCCTAGGCTCGAATTTAGGGCACAAAGGAGTGGTACACGTGAAGCCAAAATCTCAAGCACGGGAATACCAAAACCTTCGTAGAGTGAAGGATAAACATAGACGCTCGCGCCACGGACCAATGTTCCCATATCGGCAAAAGTCAGTCGACCAGGTGTGATAATATCTTTTCGAAATGGGCTACTCGTAATTTTTTCAAATACACCATCAGACAGCCAAGCCCTTTCGCCGGCGATAACCAATTTAATCTCCGATTTAGTTTTTTTCTTGAACAGATCATATGCCTCTACCAGCACACCCAAATTTTTCCGTGGCTGGATTGCTCCGGCATATAAAAGATATTCCCCTGCGATTCCCATCCGCTCCTTGGTTTTGTTTTCGATTTCCAAATTGCGCAGCACAGCAAACACTTCCGCGTCAAAGCCATGATAGATCACTTTGATTTTTTTCTCGGAAACGTCCGGATAAAACCGTAAAATATCTTTTTTGGTCGACTCGGAAATGGCAATGATTTTATCCGCTTTCCTAAACGCCCAATTCCCCAAAAGATTAAGTTTGAATAAATCTTTTTTGGGGAAATACTCGGGAAAATATTTATAGGCCAAATCATGCGCCGTCACCACAATTTTCATCTTTCCAATGCAACGAA from Parcubacteria group bacterium harbors:
- a CDS encoding glycosyltransferase family 1 protein encodes the protein MKIGIQVADLDAERIDGTRVYIHNMLKFFGALDPTSEFLLYHKNEFNPELKSPNFSNYRIKQKNRPVFWTQGWLAGELCRDKPEVLWMPMHNIPLRCIGKMKIVVTAHDLAYKYFPEYFPKKDLFKLNLLGNWAFRKADKIIAISESTKKDILRFYPDVSEKKIKVIYHGFDAEVFAVLRNLEIENKTKERMGIAGEYLLYAGAIQPRKNLGVLVEAYDLFKKKTKSEIKLVIAGERAWLSDGVFEKITSSPFRKDIITPGRLTFADMGTLVRGASVYVYPSLYEGFGIPVLEILASRVPLLCALNSSLGEVGGDAPLYFDEKNPADLAEKIEQVLGNESLRSEMIAKGAEQIKKFSWEKCARETLEYLKS